Part of the Candidatus Thorarchaeota archaeon genome, TTCGTTTATGCGGAGGTACATATCCCTCTATCTCCATAAGATGACGAAGGACTAATGGAAGGAATAGATCGTAAAGAGTATCCCTGCTTTCATTGATGAGTAGAATTGTCTCTTCGTTGTGTACTGCTTGAACTAGTGGGCTTTGGTACTCTTTGGTTTCATCAAAGAAGTTTAACAAGTGCTCTTTAGAGAATGTCTCCTTAACTCGTTTCTCCCATTCTTCATAGACTTCCTTGACCTCTTGTTTTCTACGATCCTTGAGCAAGTTCATGAACTTACCCAAATACTTGACCCCTCTAGATACCGCAGTTGTTGGACTAACAAATACTGTCATAAGTCCCACGGCCTCCCCGGCATACTCACTTGCTTCAGTTTTCTTGATTTTACCCATTACTTCTTCTGTGAGGGACGGTGGTCCTAGCTTCTCGTTTAGCACCTCGATCATGCCGGCGCTATTCTCAAAGGAAGCATCGCCTGGACCAATCTCTTCACCAACTGGAGATGCATCACTGAGAATCTCTGCGAATACATTTGGTCGCTTTATCAGCCAAGTTAGAGGTATCTTTTGTTGCTCGTATTCATGTAACCATGTGCGATCAGAGGTTTTTGATCCGAAATAGAGCTTCCGCGAGTCTGGAAATTCGCTGTTAAACAGATGAAGAAAATTGTTGAACCCCTTTTCACTTACCACTGTGGTTTCTCGTTCGCTGGTTATGTCTAAAATGAAAACAGTCGCCCCTTCAGATTCACATCCATGTTTGGCCATGGCTAACATTGTCTGCTCTGGTGAAAGATGAAGCTCGTCTGTATCAAGAAATGGCGTTTCATAATAGGAGAATATACCTAATCTTTTCCAGAATCGATTATTGAGCTTCTGTTTTACTGTACTAGAAAACCATTCATAACCCCGTTGATAGGCTCGACTCCGACCATTTTCGCTGTTTTCTTCTGACATTCTATCAACTCATATCAGCGTAGGGCTGAAACTGTGTCATAGTATTGATTCAGAGCAACTTGTGATAAAGCTATTGTGCTCTCTAATCACTTCTAACGGAGACCACTGCTACCACCAGACCAATTACGAGTAGTGATGCTATGAACAGAATTCTCCAGTCGATCAATGGAGGCGCTGGATTATTGGGATCTTCCTGGTTGAGAATTGAGGCTTCATCTATAGTTGTTAGAGCACGTGCAGCGTATGCCATATACACAATATCACCTTTTTCTAGACCTGGAACGGCTCCCCAGCTTCCGTCTACTGCCTGACAACCTGCTATGAATTCTCCCATAATTGAAGTGTCTTCTGGCATTGATTCAAGAAGATTCAGTGCCTGAATAGCGAAGTAGGTACTGACCAAGTTAGTGTCATTAGTTCCAACACCCTCCTGAAATCCGCCGATGAACTCTCCTGAAGTGGATTCTTTGATTTGTCTATCCTTAATCCAATTTGCTATGCCTTGGATATCATCGATAGTTGGAAGCTCTCCCAAGATATCAAGCGCGATTAGAGCTGCTGCGGTGGGAGTCACACCGACTGTTCTTGCGTTGGGAGTAAGTGTGAATGCATTCCCTTGCCTACAAGATCGAATCCACTCAATTGTCTTCGTTTTGTTCTGTAACCATTGATCCATGGGTTCACCTGTAACCGAAAGGACATATTCCATGATTGAGAGGGCTCTGTAGGTGGAGAGCAAATCAGGTGAAGCGCCAACTTGTGGGCCAAAGCCTCCACTGGTTGATTGAGTTTTGTTGGCATAACTGAGTGCAGCTGTGAAGTTGACAGTTACATCTTCCATGCCTGGAATATCATTATGCTGATTGAGTATTTCCCATATTTCCATAGCCCGGAATGAAGAAATGATTGACACCGGACCTGCAATGTAGGCTGCAAAGCCACCGTATTTGTCATTGCTTTGCTTACCTGATACCCACTGAACCTTCTGTGTGAAGTTCTTTGTTTTGACCAGGTCGAATGGTGGGGGCCGTGAGGCCAAATATCCTCCGTCAACATGTGGTGGCATATGATGCCTGAATACTATTCCTCCGAAAGTGCCTGCTACCCTCGAAGCACTTGTCCCAGGAACTGTATAGCCTCCTTCACTGCTCTCGTACATATCATCAAGGTATTGATTTGCGGTTTGCAACCTCGTTGCTGGATTAGCTTGGGCTGGCTGAGCAATTGTTGCAAGAAATAATAAAGTGAATGACACGGCTAGTGCAAATGTCTTAACCTTATTCATGGGTACATCACGGCCAGTGCAAATGCTGCAAACTGTGCTTTGCGCTGCTGTTTTGCATCGGACTCGGTGTCGGTAATTAAGCTTTCCCATAAACAACGAATGTACACTATCTTGGCCCTTTTTCCATATGCCGTATGTAGGCGTATGCTGAATCTGCAGCAATGGCTCCATGACCTACGGCAACAGCAATCTGCTTGAGTGAATCAACCACATCTCCTGCTGCAAATACGCCTTTCACATTCGTAGCCATCTTGTCTGTCACCAGGATTTCTCCACTATCATTCGTCTCGACCCCTATATCCTGTGCGATTTCACTATTCGGGCTTGACCCAAGGGCAACAAATGCCCCATTGACTTCAAGCGTGTCTTGTTCTCCAGTCTCAACGTTCTCGATGAGAATTTCTTCAAGAACCTGATTTCCTCTGAACTCCTTGACAATTGTGTCCCAGAGTATATCAACATCAGAATTCATCAAAGCTCGCTCCATGGCATGTTCTGCTCTGAGCTCGTCACGACGATGAATCATGTATGTCTTGGATGTGATTTCTGATAGATATACTGCTTCGGTAGCTGCAGTATTCCCTCCGCCTATCACTGCAACCGTCCGATCTCTGAAGAGAGGGCCATCACAGGTCGCACAATATGAAACACCTCGCCCCGTATATTGTTCCTCGCCTGGCAAACCAAGAGTTTTGTGTCCTCCGCCGGTGGCA contains:
- a CDS encoding terpene cyclase/mutase family protein, encoding MNKVKTFALAVSFTLLFLATIAQPAQANPATRLQTANQYLDDMYESSEGGYTVPGTSASRVAGTFGGIVFRHHMPPHVDGGYLASRPPPFDLVKTKNFTQKVQWVSGKQSNDKYGGFAAYIAGPVSIISSFRAMEIWEILNQHNDIPGMEDVTVNFTAALSYANKTQSTSGGFGPQVGASPDLLSTYRALSIMEYVLSVTGEPMDQWLQNKTKTIEWIRSCRQGNAFTLTPNARTVGVTPTAAALIALDILGELPTIDDIQGIANWIKDRQIKESTSGEFIGGFQEGVGTNDTNLVSTYFAIQALNLLESMPEDTSIMGEFIAGCQAVDGSWGAVPGLEKGDIVYMAYAARALTTIDEASILNQEDPNNPAPPLIDWRILFIASLLVIGLVVAVVSVRSD
- a CDS encoding FAD-dependent oxidoreductase, which codes for MSEEKRDWELVVVGGGPAGMTAAIYGGRYGLDTLLLEAKVLGGAQATSPGIENYPGFVWIKGIELAERMKEQVRECGAKIKEITEVDNIEIEDGNGRKFTLETQRGNYTAEAIIIATGGGHKTLGLPGEEQYTGRGVSYCATCDGPLFRDRTVAVIGGGNTAATEAVYLSEITSKTYMIHRRDELRAEHAMERALMNSDVDILWDTIVKEFRGNQVLEEILIENVETGEQDTLEVNGAFVALGSSPNSEIAQDIGVETNDSGEILVTDKMATNVKGVFAAGDVVDSLKQIAVAVGHGAIAADSAYAYIRHMEKGPR